From Streptomyces sp. 6-11-2, one genomic window encodes:
- a CDS encoding GNAT family N-acetyltransferase, whose translation MATERATDPRVLRRDEWDRWYDNLIRAFGGVPEPAEEREAWKSLTEPDRSLGVWDGDMCVGTAGAFRFRITVPGGDSLPAAGITMVSVAATHRRRGVLTSMMRRQLDDVRAWGEPLAVLTASEPAIYGRFGYGAATFQLSAEIDTDRAGLTVPAGTDDVRLRYAAPADVLDDCEAVYARLVPRRPGMPARQPGWGRLALIDPESARAGASPLQCVVAERAGEVTGYARYRVKPGWGVGGHEGTVLLNDLDALDPESDAALWRFLFGIDLTSTLIVRERPADDPWQYLVSDIRRCRPQVRDVLYVRLVDVGAALAARTYQTPVDVVLEVADDFCPWNAGRWRLTGDAKGASCERTSGAAELSLSVRELGAAYLGGVPLSGLAAAGRVRELRRGALSRTSVAFGSAVAPWLPHGF comes from the coding sequence ATGGCGACTGAGCGTGCGACCGATCCGAGGGTGCTGCGGCGGGACGAGTGGGACCGCTGGTACGACAACCTGATCCGCGCCTTCGGAGGGGTCCCGGAGCCGGCCGAGGAGCGGGAGGCCTGGAAGTCCCTCACCGAGCCGGACCGTTCCCTGGGTGTCTGGGACGGGGACATGTGTGTGGGCACGGCGGGGGCGTTCCGCTTCCGGATCACCGTGCCGGGCGGCGACTCGCTGCCGGCGGCCGGCATCACGATGGTGAGCGTGGCCGCCACGCACCGGCGGCGCGGCGTGCTGACGTCGATGATGCGTCGGCAGCTGGACGACGTGCGCGCCTGGGGCGAGCCGCTGGCGGTACTGACCGCCTCCGAGCCGGCGATCTACGGCCGCTTCGGGTACGGCGCGGCGACCTTCCAGCTCAGCGCCGAGATCGACACCGACCGGGCCGGTCTGACGGTCCCGGCCGGCACGGACGACGTACGCCTGCGGTACGCGGCGCCCGCCGACGTGCTGGACGACTGCGAGGCGGTGTACGCGCGGCTGGTGCCCCGTCGGCCCGGGATGCCGGCCCGGCAGCCCGGCTGGGGGCGGCTGGCGCTGATCGACCCGGAGAGCGCACGGGCCGGCGCCTCGCCGCTGCAGTGCGTGGTCGCCGAGCGGGCGGGCGAGGTCACGGGGTACGCCCGCTACCGCGTCAAGCCCGGCTGGGGCGTCGGCGGGCACGAGGGCACGGTGCTCCTGAACGACCTGGACGCGCTGGACCCGGAGAGCGACGCGGCTCTGTGGCGCTTCCTGTTCGGCATCGACCTGACCTCGACGCTGATCGTGCGGGAGCGGCCGGCCGACGACCCCTGGCAGTACCTGGTGTCCGACATCCGGCGGTGCCGGCCGCAGGTGCGGGACGTGCTGTACGTACGGCTCGTGGACGTGGGCGCCGCGCTCGCCGCGCGGACCTACCAGACGCCGGTGGACGTGGTGTTGGAGGTGGCGGACGACTTCTGCCCCTGGAACGCCGGGCGGTGGCGGCTGACCGGAGACGCGAAGGGGGCGTCCTGCGAGCGGACCTCGGGCGCGGCCGAACTCTCCTTGTCCGTAAGGGAGTTGGGGGCGGCGTACCTCGGCGGCGTGCCGCTGTCCGGGCTGGCGGCGGCCGGGCGGGTACGGGAGCTGCGGCGGGGGGCGCTGTCCCGGACGTCGGTGGCGTTCGGCTCGGCGGTGGCGCCGTGGCTGCCGCACGGATTCTGA
- a CDS encoding acyltransferase family protein has protein sequence MFHAASSPGQNRTPLPPAQSPAPAVPSPRRPGESDGGPAKQRDAFFDNAKYLAIVLVAAGHSWAPLMDDSRVLRSLYMFVYAFHMPAFIVISGYFSRSFDARPDRLKRLITGVAVPYVVFETALSLFKRYAGHSPEQDISLLDPWYLTWFLCALFIWRLTAPLWKLVRRPLPLALVIAMLASAGSSIGDDLDLQRVLQFLPFFVLGLSMKAEHFRLVRRRSVRIAAVPVFAAALVTAWWAAPRMNSSWFYHRDAAQDLGAPWWAGPVMTLALFGCSLVLTACFFAWVPGRRMWCTALGAGTLYGYLLHGFVIKGAGFQGWFDHAWLHRPLGEILVTVVAATVITLLCTRPVRRVFRCVMEPEMKWAFRQDAGEQARERREAQWPQWEKAGSVSA, from the coding sequence ATGTTCCACGCTGCCTCGTCCCCCGGTCAGAACAGAACGCCGCTCCCCCCGGCACAGTCGCCGGCCCCCGCGGTACCGAGTCCGCGCCGACCGGGCGAGTCGGACGGAGGACCGGCCAAACAGCGCGACGCGTTCTTCGACAACGCCAAATACCTGGCGATCGTGCTGGTGGCAGCGGGTCACTCCTGGGCGCCGCTCATGGACGACAGCCGCGTCCTGCGAAGCCTGTACATGTTCGTGTATGCCTTCCACATGCCGGCCTTCATCGTCATCTCCGGCTACTTCTCGCGCAGTTTCGACGCCCGGCCCGACCGACTCAAGCGGCTGATCACCGGTGTCGCGGTTCCGTACGTCGTCTTCGAGACCGCCCTCTCCCTCTTCAAGCGCTACGCCGGCCACAGCCCCGAACAGGACATCAGCCTCCTCGACCCCTGGTACCTGACCTGGTTCCTGTGCGCCCTGTTCATCTGGCGGCTGACCGCCCCCCTCTGGAAACTGGTCCGCCGGCCGCTTCCGCTCGCGCTCGTCATCGCCATGCTGGCGTCGGCCGGCTCGTCCATCGGCGACGACCTGGACCTTCAGCGGGTGCTGCAGTTCCTGCCGTTCTTCGTGCTGGGGCTGTCGATGAAGGCCGAGCACTTCCGGCTGGTGCGCCGCCGTTCGGTGCGGATCGCGGCGGTACCGGTGTTCGCGGCGGCGCTGGTCACCGCCTGGTGGGCGGCGCCCCGGATGAACTCCTCCTGGTTCTACCACCGTGACGCCGCGCAGGATCTGGGCGCGCCCTGGTGGGCCGGCCCGGTGATGACGCTGGCGCTGTTCGGCTGCTCGCTGGTGCTGACCGCCTGCTTCTTCGCCTGGGTGCCGGGCCGGCGGATGTGGTGCACGGCGCTCGGCGCGGGCACGCTGTACGGCTACCTGCTGCACGGCTTCGTCATCAAGGGCGCCGGCTTCCAGGGCTGGTTCGACCACGCCTGGCTGCACCGTCCGCTCGGCGAGATCCTCGTCACCGTCGTGGCGGCGACGGTCATCACCCTGCTGTGCACGCGCCCCGTCCGGCGGGTCTTCCGCTGCGTCATGGAGCCCGAGATGAAGTGGGCCTTCCGGCAGGACGCGGGCGAGCAGGCCCGCGAGCGCCGGGAGGCACAGTGGCCGCAGTGGGAGAAGGCCGGCTCGGTCAGCGCCTGA
- a CDS encoding HD domain-containing protein, with product MSPAEVETLARAAHQGQTDKAGRPYAEHLRAVAEGVRVRGGDGEQIAAAWLHDSVEDGALTEEWLREAALSRRTKDIVLAVTKRAGEDPEAYARRILATPGALLVKEADLAHNADPVRLAVLDEATRTRLTGKYARMRALLGLPHGPLRR from the coding sequence ATGTCCCCGGCCGAGGTCGAGACCCTCGCCAGGGCCGCTCACCAGGGGCAGACCGACAAGGCGGGCCGGCCCTACGCCGAGCACCTGCGGGCCGTCGCCGAGGGCGTACGGGTCCGGGGCGGCGACGGCGAGCAGATCGCGGCGGCCTGGCTGCACGACTCCGTGGAGGACGGCGCCCTGACCGAAGAGTGGCTGCGCGAGGCCGCGCTGAGCCGCCGTACGAAGGACATCGTGCTGGCGGTCACCAAGCGGGCAGGCGAGGACCCGGAGGCCTACGCGCGGCGGATCCTCGCCACGCCCGGCGCGCTGCTGGTGAAGGAGGCGGACCTGGCGCACAACGCCGACCCGGTCCGCCTCGCGGTCCTCGACGAGGCCACCCGCACCCGGCTGACCGGGAAGTACGCACGGATGCGCGCACTTCTCGGGCTCCCGCACGGCCCTCTCAGGCGCTGA
- a CDS encoding biotin transporter BioY encodes MSTAAATPARTGVVLADLLPASRVRDVALVVGGAALTGLAAQISVPVPHSPVPVTGQTFAALLVGTTLGAGRGFLALALYVLAGAAGVPWFAGGASGAGSVSFGYVLGMLLAATVVGALARRGGDRNVWRTAGTMVLGQAIIYAVGVPYLALATGMSTSAALAAGLTPFVIGDVLKAALAMGLLPTAWKLAGK; translated from the coding sequence ATGAGCACCGCTGCCGCCACCCCCGCCCGTACCGGGGTCGTCCTCGCCGACCTGCTGCCCGCGTCCCGTGTCCGGGACGTGGCCCTCGTGGTGGGCGGCGCCGCGCTCACCGGCCTCGCCGCCCAGATCTCGGTGCCCGTCCCGCACTCCCCGGTGCCGGTGACCGGTCAGACCTTCGCGGCGCTGCTCGTGGGCACCACGCTGGGTGCCGGCCGCGGTTTCCTCGCCCTCGCGCTGTACGTGCTCGCGGGCGCGGCGGGCGTGCCGTGGTTCGCGGGCGGTGCCTCGGGCGCGGGCTCCGTCTCCTTCGGCTACGTCCTCGGCATGCTGCTTGCCGCCACCGTCGTGGGCGCCCTGGCCCGCCGCGGCGGTGACCGCAACGTCTGGCGCACGGCCGGCACGATGGTGCTGGGCCAGGCGATCATCTACGCGGTCGGCGTGCCCTACCTGGCCCTGGCCACCGGCATGTCCACGTCCGCCGCGCTCGCCGCCGGCCTCACGCCGTTCGTGATCGGCGACGTCCTCAAGGCCGCCCTGGCGATGGGCCTGCTGCCCACCGCCTGGAAGCTGGCCGGGAAGTGA
- a CDS encoding PP2C family protein-serine/threonine phosphatase, whose product MAAGRQRRAEAETFTARLKMQWHRARVGVRRAAVDYFRGDGSDWIALGGLLLTIPLILLLTLANSVWFSPVALVLPIVAGGLLLRPASLLGLYAAAATALIVESVRLGPYTEGPSRVTPGVVLVVAACGFFGLIIAQFRSRVGVPWRRGGTMLFDLRERIRVQSKLPHLPGSWHHEMALRPAGGQSFSGDFVVAARTNGGRTLEVVLTDVSGKGMDAGSRALLLSGAFGGLLGSLPPHAFLPAANGYLLRQDWDEGFATSIHLVLDLDSGDYELYSAGHPPGLQLSAGSGRWEEKAAEGPLLGVYDGAQFDPVKGSLRAGDVLMLFTDGLVETSDRDIVEGIDRLTGEADRYVAGGFHGAAWHLIEAVAKDVNDDRALLLICREGPTALAAR is encoded by the coding sequence ATGGCAGCAGGACGACAGCGGCGCGCGGAAGCCGAGACGTTCACGGCCCGGTTGAAGATGCAGTGGCACCGGGCCCGCGTCGGCGTGCGCAGAGCCGCCGTCGACTACTTCCGCGGGGACGGCTCGGACTGGATCGCGCTCGGCGGTCTGCTGCTGACCATCCCGCTGATCCTGCTGCTGACGCTCGCCAACTCGGTGTGGTTCTCCCCGGTCGCGCTGGTGCTGCCCATCGTCGCCGGCGGGCTGCTGCTGCGCCCGGCGAGCCTGCTCGGCCTGTACGCCGCCGCGGCCACGGCGCTGATCGTGGAGTCGGTGCGGCTCGGGCCGTACACCGAGGGCCCGTCCCGGGTGACCCCGGGCGTGGTGCTCGTGGTCGCCGCCTGCGGCTTCTTCGGGCTGATCATCGCCCAGTTCCGCAGCCGGGTCGGCGTGCCCTGGCGGCGCGGCGGCACCATGCTGTTCGACCTGCGCGAACGCATCCGCGTCCAGAGCAAGCTGCCGCACCTGCCCGGAAGCTGGCATCACGAGATGGCGCTGCGCCCGGCCGGCGGCCAGTCCTTCTCCGGCGACTTCGTGGTCGCCGCCCGTACGAACGGCGGCCGCACCCTGGAGGTCGTGCTCACGGACGTCTCCGGCAAGGGCATGGACGCGGGCTCGCGGGCGCTGCTGCTGTCGGGCGCGTTCGGCGGTCTGCTCGGCAGCCTGCCCCCGCACGCGTTCCTGCCCGCCGCCAATGGCTACCTGCTGCGCCAGGACTGGGACGAGGGCTTCGCGACCTCCATCCATCTGGTGCTGGACCTGGACTCCGGCGACTACGAGCTGTACTCCGCGGGGCACCCGCCGGGCCTCCAGCTCAGCGCGGGCAGCGGCCGCTGGGAGGAGAAGGCCGCCGAGGGCCCGCTCCTCGGCGTGTACGACGGCGCCCAGTTCGACCCGGTCAAGGGCTCCCTGCGCGCCGGAGACGTCCTGATGCTGTTCACCGACGGCCTGGTGGAGACGTCCGACCGCGACATCGTCGAGGGCATCGACCGCCTCACCGGCGAGGCCGACCGCTATGTCGCCGGCGGCTTCCACGGCGCCGCCTGGCACCTGATCGAGGCAGTGGCGAAGGACGTCAACGACGACCGCGCCCTGCTCCTGATCTGCCGCGAGGGCCCCACGGCCCTGGCGGCACGCTGA
- a CDS encoding Fpg/Nei family DNA glycosylase has product MPEGHTIHRLAQDYAAHFSGRQAHVTSPQGKFSTSATLLTGAELTRTEAHGKHLFLRFRDSDWIHIHLGLFGKVTFGGAPAPPPTDTVRLRLANATSYVDLRGPTTCALITDAEKQAVHDRLGPDPLRPDADPDQAYARIRRSRTTIAALLMDQKVVAGVGNVYRAEVLFRHRVDPYRPGRDLTPAEWDAIWADLVALMREGVRTNRIDTVRPEHTPEAMGRPPRVDDHGGEVYVYRRTALPCHICGTDIRTAGLAARNLFWCPACQQPAKAG; this is encoded by the coding sequence GTGCCAGAGGGGCACACCATCCACCGCCTCGCACAGGACTACGCCGCCCACTTCTCAGGCCGGCAGGCCCACGTCACCAGCCCCCAGGGCAAGTTCTCCACCTCCGCCACCCTCCTCACCGGAGCGGAGCTCACCCGCACGGAAGCCCACGGCAAACACCTCTTCCTCCGCTTCCGCGACAGCGACTGGATCCACATCCACCTCGGCCTCTTCGGCAAGGTCACCTTCGGCGGCGCCCCCGCACCCCCGCCCACGGACACCGTCCGCCTCCGCCTCGCCAACGCCACCTCGTACGTCGACCTGCGCGGCCCCACCACCTGCGCTCTGATCACCGACGCCGAGAAACAGGCCGTGCACGACCGCCTCGGCCCCGACCCCCTGCGCCCCGACGCCGACCCGGACCAGGCCTACGCCCGCATACGCCGCAGCCGTACGACCATCGCCGCCCTGCTGATGGACCAGAAGGTCGTCGCCGGCGTCGGCAACGTCTACCGCGCCGAGGTCCTCTTCCGGCACCGCGTCGACCCCTACCGCCCCGGCAGGGACCTCACTCCGGCCGAGTGGGACGCCATCTGGGCCGACCTCGTCGCCCTCATGCGCGAGGGCGTCCGCACCAACCGCATCGACACCGTCCGCCCCGAGCACACCCCCGAGGCCATGGGCCGCCCGCCCCGCGTCGACGACCACGGCGGCGAGGTCTACGTCTACCGCCGTACCGCCCTGCCCTGCCACATCTGCGGCACGGACATCCGCACCGCCGGCCTCGCCGCCCGCAACCTCTTCTGGTGCCCCGCCTGCCAGCAGCCCGCGAAGGCGGGATGA
- a CDS encoding amino acid permease: MPSDTTSPKLSASPEQGGSPSAPPRADDVSLSHGLKQRHLSMIALGGVIGAGLFVGSGAGIAAAGPSIVVAYALSGALVMLVMRMLGEMSAAYPSSGSFSAHAERAFGPWAGFTAGWSFWVLLCTAVGLEGMGAAKIVTGWLPGTPEWVWVALFMVVFCGTNLAAVKNFGEFEFWFAALKVGAIALFLVLGVLAVAGVLPGTDSPGASNLADFLPHGGHGLVIGLLASVFAYGGLETVTIAAAESENPIRGVASAVRTAMWRIALFYVGSMAVIVTLVPWDSEEVVAKGPYVAALDHLGIPGAGQLMSVVVLVALLSAMNANIYGSSRIAYSLVERGQGPKALAKVSGGVPRIAVLASSVFGFVCVLLSYWRPNDVFPWLLNMIGAVILVVWIFIAVSQLRLRRRLEQEAPEKLVVRMWAFPWLTWVALAGMAAVFALMAGESGTRVQLYSTGAMTLFLAAAGYIRQRRRAGS, from the coding sequence ATGCCAAGCGACACCACCTCCCCCAAGCTCTCGGCTTCGCCGGAGCAGGGGGGATCCCCGTCGGCGCCCCCGCGGGCGGACGACGTCTCCCTGTCCCACGGCCTCAAGCAGCGCCACCTGTCGATGATCGCCCTCGGCGGTGTGATCGGCGCCGGCCTCTTCGTCGGTTCCGGCGCGGGCATCGCCGCCGCCGGCCCCTCGATCGTCGTCGCCTACGCCCTGTCCGGCGCGCTCGTGATGCTGGTCATGCGGATGCTGGGCGAGATGTCGGCCGCGTACCCGTCGTCGGGCTCGTTCTCCGCGCACGCCGAGCGGGCGTTCGGTCCATGGGCCGGGTTCACCGCGGGCTGGTCGTTCTGGGTGCTGCTGTGCACCGCGGTCGGCCTGGAGGGCATGGGCGCCGCGAAGATCGTCACCGGGTGGCTGCCGGGCACGCCGGAGTGGGTGTGGGTGGCGCTGTTCATGGTGGTGTTCTGCGGCACGAACCTGGCCGCGGTGAAGAACTTCGGCGAGTTCGAGTTCTGGTTCGCCGCGCTGAAGGTCGGCGCGATCGCCCTGTTCCTGGTCCTCGGTGTGCTGGCCGTCGCGGGCGTGCTGCCCGGCACGGACTCCCCGGGTGCCTCGAACCTCGCCGACTTCCTGCCGCACGGTGGCCACGGCCTGGTCATCGGCCTGCTCGCCTCGGTCTTCGCCTACGGCGGCCTGGAGACGGTCACCATCGCGGCGGCCGAGTCGGAGAACCCGATCCGCGGCGTGGCGAGCGCCGTGCGCACGGCGATGTGGCGGATCGCGCTGTTCTACGTCGGCTCCATGGCGGTGATCGTCACGCTCGTCCCCTGGGACTCCGAGGAGGTCGTCGCGAAGGGCCCGTACGTCGCCGCGCTGGACCACCTCGGCATCCCGGGGGCCGGTCAGCTGATGAGCGTCGTGGTGCTGGTCGCGCTGCTGAGCGCGATGAACGCCAACATCTACGGCTCCTCGCGCATCGCGTACTCGCTGGTCGAGCGCGGTCAGGGCCCGAAGGCGCTGGCGAAGGTCTCCGGCGGGGTGCCGCGGATCGCGGTGCTGGCCAGCTCCGTCTTCGGTTTCGTCTGCGTGCTGCTGAGCTACTGGCGGCCCAACGACGTCTTCCCCTGGCTGCTGAACATGATCGGCGCGGTGATCCTCGTCGTCTGGATCTTCATCGCCGTCTCGCAACTGCGGCTGCGCCGCAGGCTGGAGCAGGAGGCGCCGGAGAAGCTGGTGGTCCGGATGTGGGCGTTCCCGTGGCTGACCTGGGTGGCCCTGGCCGGCATGGCGGCGGTCTTCGCCCTGATGGCCGGGGAGTCCGGCACGCGGGTGCAGCTGTACTCGACGGGCGCCATGACGCTGTTCCTGGCGGCGGCCGGGTACATCCGGCAGCGCAGGCGCGCCGGGAGCTGA
- a CDS encoding amino acid permease produces MTSQPTLSETGSGHTNPEGPGSGLQAGLKNRHLSMIAIGGVIGAGLFVGSSSAIATAGPGILLSYALVGTLVVLVMRMLGEMSAANPTSGSFSAHADRALGGWAGFSIGWLYWFFWVVVLAVEATAGAKILSGWVPAVPQWGWALIVMVVLTATNLVSVGSYGEFEFWFAGIKVVAIAAFVVVGGLAVFGVLPGVHSDKAGLGNLTDHGGFLPNGPGAIMTGVLLVVFSFMGSEIATLAAGESEDPQRAVTKSTNSIIWRIGVFYLGSVFVVVALLPWNDKAITEKGSYVAALDSLGIPHAGQIMNFIVLTSVLSCLNSGLYTASRMAFSLGERGDAPKAFARTTRRGVPMAAIVSSVVFGFVAVFFNYRFPDSVFLFLVNSSGAVALFVWLVICFSQLRMRKIIQREAPEKLVVKMWLYPYLTWAAAGLIVFVFGYMLTDTEHDGRETVLLSLLVAAIVLVISFVKQRLGSGRTAVAAPAAEETDKVAAG; encoded by the coding sequence ATGACTTCGCAGCCGACCCTTTCGGAGACCGGAAGCGGCCATACGAACCCCGAGGGCCCCGGTTCGGGGCTCCAGGCCGGGCTCAAGAACCGCCATCTGTCGATGATCGCCATCGGCGGTGTCATCGGCGCCGGTCTCTTCGTCGGTTCCAGCTCGGCCATCGCCACCGCCGGACCGGGCATCCTCCTCTCCTACGCACTCGTGGGCACTCTCGTCGTCCTCGTGATGCGCATGCTCGGCGAGATGTCCGCCGCCAACCCCACCTCCGGTTCCTTCTCCGCGCACGCCGACCGGGCGCTCGGCGGCTGGGCCGGGTTCTCCATCGGCTGGCTGTACTGGTTCTTCTGGGTCGTCGTGCTGGCCGTGGAGGCGACGGCGGGCGCCAAGATCCTCTCCGGCTGGGTGCCGGCCGTGCCCCAGTGGGGCTGGGCCCTCATCGTCATGGTGGTGCTGACCGCCACCAACCTCGTCTCCGTCGGCTCCTACGGAGAGTTCGAGTTCTGGTTCGCCGGGATCAAGGTCGTGGCGATCGCCGCGTTCGTCGTCGTCGGCGGGCTGGCCGTCTTCGGCGTACTGCCCGGCGTGCACAGCGACAAGGCGGGGCTCGGCAACCTCACCGACCACGGCGGGTTCCTGCCGAACGGGCCCGGCGCCATCATGACCGGTGTACTGCTCGTCGTCTTCTCCTTCATGGGCAGCGAGATCGCCACCCTCGCGGCGGGCGAGTCGGAGGACCCGCAGCGCGCCGTCACCAAGTCGACCAACAGCATCATCTGGCGCATCGGCGTCTTCTACCTCGGTTCCGTCTTCGTCGTGGTCGCCCTGCTCCCCTGGAACGACAAGGCGATCACCGAGAAGGGCTCCTACGTGGCCGCCCTCGACTCCCTCGGCATCCCGCACGCCGGTCAGATCATGAACTTCATCGTGCTGACGTCGGTGCTTTCCTGCCTCAACTCCGGCCTCTACACCGCCTCCCGGATGGCCTTCTCGCTCGGCGAGCGCGGGGACGCGCCGAAGGCGTTCGCACGGACCACCCGCCGCGGTGTGCCGATGGCCGCGATCGTCTCGTCGGTCGTGTTCGGCTTCGTGGCCGTGTTCTTCAACTACAGGTTCCCGGACTCCGTGTTCCTCTTCCTCGTCAACTCCTCCGGCGCGGTCGCCCTGTTCGTCTGGCTGGTGATCTGCTTCTCGCAGCTGCGGATGCGGAAGATCATCCAGCGGGAGGCGCCGGAGAAGCTGGTCGTGAAGATGTGGCTGTACCCGTATCTGACGTGGGCGGCGGCCGGGCTGATCGTCTTCGTCTTCGGCTACATGCTGACCGACACCGAGCACGACGGCCGCGAGACCGTGCTGCTGTCGCTGCTGGTCGCGGCGATCGTGCTGGTGATCTCCTTCGTCAAGCAGAGGCTCGGGAGCGGCCGCACGGCGGTCGCGGCCCCGGCCGCCGAGGAGACGGACAAGGTCGCGGCCGGCTGA
- a CDS encoding ribose-5-phosphate isomerase: MRVYLGSDHAGFELKNHLVEWLKAAGHEPVDCGPHIYDAQDDYPPFCLRAAERTAADPDSLGIVIGGSGNGEQIAANKVKGVRAALAWSEETASLGRQHNNANVVAVGARMHTTEEATKFVETFLGTPFSGDERHIRRIDMLTAYESTGDLPPIPAHHPQQ; this comes from the coding sequence ATGCGCGTGTATCTCGGCTCCGACCATGCGGGCTTCGAACTCAAGAACCACCTCGTCGAGTGGCTCAAGGCGGCGGGCCACGAGCCCGTCGACTGCGGACCGCACATCTACGACGCCCAGGACGACTACCCGCCCTTCTGCCTGCGCGCCGCGGAGCGCACGGCCGCGGACCCCGACTCCCTCGGCATCGTGATCGGCGGCTCCGGCAACGGCGAGCAGATCGCGGCGAACAAGGTCAAGGGCGTGCGCGCGGCCCTCGCCTGGAGTGAGGAGACGGCCTCCCTCGGCCGCCAGCACAACAACGCGAACGTCGTCGCGGTGGGCGCGCGCATGCACACCACGGAGGAGGCGACGAAGTTCGTCGAGACCTTCCTCGGCACGCCCTTCTCCGGTGACGAGCGCCACATCCGCCGCATCGACATGCTCACGGCCTACGAATCGACGGGCGACCTCCCCCCGATCCCGGCCCACCACCCCCAGCAGTAA